The Rhododendron vialii isolate Sample 1 chromosome 8a, ASM3025357v1 genome has a window encoding:
- the LOC131335998 gene encoding uncharacterized protein LOC131335998 isoform X4 — MEPCRSRSPTMAAPSPPCPYPTNMNGASPFFGCIVGRVANRIKDGKFTLDGVQYTLPINKPPNSLHGGFKGFDKVVWDVVEHKQCENPSITFKYHSRDGEEGYPGDVSVTATYTLTSSTTLRLDMEAIPENKPTPISLAQHTYWNLAGHNSGNILDHSIQIHALHLTPVDQNTIPTGEIMPVKGTAFDFTSENKIGSLIDDVGLGYDHNYVLDCGDEKMGLRHAAKVGDPSSSRVLDLWTNAPGMQFYTGNYVNGVVGKGGAAYGKHSGLCLETQGFPNAINLPNFPSVVVKPGETYKHIMLFEFSVKV; from the exons ATGGAACCATGCAGATCAAGGTCTCCAACTATGGCTGCACCATCACCTCCTTGTCCGTACCCGACAAACATG AATGGTGCTTCACCTTTCTTTGGCTGCATCGTGGGTCGGGTTGCAAATAGGATCAAGGACGGAAAGTTTACACTTGATGGGGTTCAATACACTCTGCCCATCAACAAGCCCCCAAATAGCCTCCATG GTGGATTCAAGGGTTTTGATAAGGTTGTTTGGGATGTTGTTGAACATAAACAGTGTGAAAATCCATCCATCACTTTCAAGTATCATAGTCGTGATGGCGAGGAAg GTTACCCAGGAGACGTTTCTGTAACTGCAACTTACACCCTTACTTCAAGCACAACATTGAGACTTGACATGGAGGCTATTCCTGAAAACAAGCCCACTCCTATCAGTTTAGCTCAGCACACTTACTGGAACTTAGCTGGTCACAACTCTGGAAACATACTCGACCATTCCATTCAAATACATGCATTGCACCTCACTCCTGTGGATCAGAACACTATTCCAACCGGCGAAATCATGCCAGTTAAAGGCACTGCGTTTGATTTCACCAGTGAGAATAAAATCGGGAGCTTGATCGATGATGTTGGCTTAGGTTATGACCACAATTATGTGCTCGACTGTGGGGATGAAAAGATGGGCTTGAGACATGCTGCAAAAGTGGGGGACCCGTCGAGCTCAAGGGTCCTAGACTTGTGGACCAATGCCCCCGGTATGCAATTCTACACTGGTAACTATGTGAATGGGGTTGTGGGTAAAGGTGGAGCTGCATATGGAAAGCACTCTGGACTTTGTTTGGAGACACAGGGATTTCCAAATGCTATCAATCTGCCAAATTTTCCATCTGTGGTTGTTAAACCCGGGGAGACGTATAAACATATCATGTTATTTGAGTTCTCAGTTAAGGTTTAG
- the LOC131335998 gene encoding uncharacterized protein LOC131335998 isoform X1, producing MPNRQFIRAPCKSGRSHRTTTSIRSLRHNSMADSPLKKPELFELNNGTMQIKVSNYGCTITSLSVPDKHGNLADVVLGFDSLEPYQNGASPFFGCIVGRVANRIKDGKFTLDGVQYTLPINKPPNSLHGGFKGFDKVVWDVVEHKQCENPSITFKYHSRDGEEGYPGDVSVTATYTLTSSTTLRLDMEAIPENKPTPISLAQHTYWNLAGHNSGNILDHSIQIHALHLTPVDQNTIPTGEIMPVKGTAFDFTSENKIGSLIDDVGLGYDHNYVLDCGDEKMGLRHAAKVGDPSSSRVLDLWTNAPGMQFYTGNYVNGVVGKGGAAYGKHSGLCLETQGFPNAINLPNFPSVVVKPGETYKHIMLFEFSVKV from the exons ATGCCAAATCGCCAATTCATTCGCGCGCCCTGTAAGAGTGGGCGATCACATCGGACCACCACAAGCATCCGATCCCTCCGCCAC AATTCCATGGCCGATTCTCCCCTGAAGAAACCAGAGCTCTTTGAACTCAACAATGGAACCATGCAGATCAAGGTCTCCAACTATGGCTGCACCATCACCTCCTTGTCCGTACCCGACAAACATG GAAACCTAGCTGATGTTGTTCTCGGATTCGACTCTCTAGAACCCTATCAG AATGGTGCTTCACCTTTCTTTGGCTGCATCGTGGGTCGGGTTGCAAATAGGATCAAGGACGGAAAGTTTACACTTGATGGGGTTCAATACACTCTGCCCATCAACAAGCCCCCAAATAGCCTCCATG GTGGATTCAAGGGTTTTGATAAGGTTGTTTGGGATGTTGTTGAACATAAACAGTGTGAAAATCCATCCATCACTTTCAAGTATCATAGTCGTGATGGCGAGGAAg GTTACCCAGGAGACGTTTCTGTAACTGCAACTTACACCCTTACTTCAAGCACAACATTGAGACTTGACATGGAGGCTATTCCTGAAAACAAGCCCACTCCTATCAGTTTAGCTCAGCACACTTACTGGAACTTAGCTGGTCACAACTCTGGAAACATACTCGACCATTCCATTCAAATACATGCATTGCACCTCACTCCTGTGGATCAGAACACTATTCCAACCGGCGAAATCATGCCAGTTAAAGGCACTGCGTTTGATTTCACCAGTGAGAATAAAATCGGGAGCTTGATCGATGATGTTGGCTTAGGTTATGACCACAATTATGTGCTCGACTGTGGGGATGAAAAGATGGGCTTGAGACATGCTGCAAAAGTGGGGGACCCGTCGAGCTCAAGGGTCCTAGACTTGTGGACCAATGCCCCCGGTATGCAATTCTACACTGGTAACTATGTGAATGGGGTTGTGGGTAAAGGTGGAGCTGCATATGGAAAGCACTCTGGACTTTGTTTGGAGACACAGGGATTTCCAAATGCTATCAATCTGCCAAATTTTCCATCTGTGGTTGTTAAACCCGGGGAGACGTATAAACATATCATGTTATTTGAGTTCTCAGTTAAGGTTTAG
- the LOC131335998 gene encoding uncharacterized protein LOC131335998 isoform X2, whose protein sequence is MADSPLKKPELFELNNGTMQIKVSNYGCTITSLSVPDKHGNLADVVLGFDSLEPYQNGASPFFGCIVGRVANRIKDGKFTLDGVQYTLPINKPPNSLHGGFKGFDKVVWDVVEHKQCENPSITFKYHSRDGEEGYPGDVSVTATYTLTSSTTLRLDMEAIPENKPTPISLAQHTYWNLAGHNSGNILDHSIQIHALHLTPVDQNTIPTGEIMPVKGTAFDFTSENKIGSLIDDVGLGYDHNYVLDCGDEKMGLRHAAKVGDPSSSRVLDLWTNAPGMQFYTGNYVNGVVGKGGAAYGKHSGLCLETQGFPNAINLPNFPSVVVKPGETYKHIMLFEFSVKV, encoded by the exons ATGGCCGATTCTCCCCTGAAGAAACCAGAGCTCTTTGAACTCAACAATGGAACCATGCAGATCAAGGTCTCCAACTATGGCTGCACCATCACCTCCTTGTCCGTACCCGACAAACATG GAAACCTAGCTGATGTTGTTCTCGGATTCGACTCTCTAGAACCCTATCAG AATGGTGCTTCACCTTTCTTTGGCTGCATCGTGGGTCGGGTTGCAAATAGGATCAAGGACGGAAAGTTTACACTTGATGGGGTTCAATACACTCTGCCCATCAACAAGCCCCCAAATAGCCTCCATG GTGGATTCAAGGGTTTTGATAAGGTTGTTTGGGATGTTGTTGAACATAAACAGTGTGAAAATCCATCCATCACTTTCAAGTATCATAGTCGTGATGGCGAGGAAg GTTACCCAGGAGACGTTTCTGTAACTGCAACTTACACCCTTACTTCAAGCACAACATTGAGACTTGACATGGAGGCTATTCCTGAAAACAAGCCCACTCCTATCAGTTTAGCTCAGCACACTTACTGGAACTTAGCTGGTCACAACTCTGGAAACATACTCGACCATTCCATTCAAATACATGCATTGCACCTCACTCCTGTGGATCAGAACACTATTCCAACCGGCGAAATCATGCCAGTTAAAGGCACTGCGTTTGATTTCACCAGTGAGAATAAAATCGGGAGCTTGATCGATGATGTTGGCTTAGGTTATGACCACAATTATGTGCTCGACTGTGGGGATGAAAAGATGGGCTTGAGACATGCTGCAAAAGTGGGGGACCCGTCGAGCTCAAGGGTCCTAGACTTGTGGACCAATGCCCCCGGTATGCAATTCTACACTGGTAACTATGTGAATGGGGTTGTGGGTAAAGGTGGAGCTGCATATGGAAAGCACTCTGGACTTTGTTTGGAGACACAGGGATTTCCAAATGCTATCAATCTGCCAAATTTTCCATCTGTGGTTGTTAAACCCGGGGAGACGTATAAACATATCATGTTATTTGAGTTCTCAGTTAAGGTTTAG
- the LOC131335998 gene encoding uncharacterized protein LOC131335998 isoform X3 yields MPNRQFIRAPCKSGRSHRTTTSIRSLRHNSMADSPLKKPELFELNNGTMQIKVSNYGCTITSLSVPDKHGGFKGFDKVVWDVVEHKQCENPSITFKYHSRDGEEGYPGDVSVTATYTLTSSTTLRLDMEAIPENKPTPISLAQHTYWNLAGHNSGNILDHSIQIHALHLTPVDQNTIPTGEIMPVKGTAFDFTSENKIGSLIDDVGLGYDHNYVLDCGDEKMGLRHAAKVGDPSSSRVLDLWTNAPGMQFYTGNYVNGVVGKGGAAYGKHSGLCLETQGFPNAINLPNFPSVVVKPGETYKHIMLFEFSVKV; encoded by the exons ATGCCAAATCGCCAATTCATTCGCGCGCCCTGTAAGAGTGGGCGATCACATCGGACCACCACAAGCATCCGATCCCTCCGCCAC AATTCCATGGCCGATTCTCCCCTGAAGAAACCAGAGCTCTTTGAACTCAACAATGGAACCATGCAGATCAAGGTCTCCAACTATGGCTGCACCATCACCTCCTTGTCCGTACCCGACAAACATG GTGGATTCAAGGGTTTTGATAAGGTTGTTTGGGATGTTGTTGAACATAAACAGTGTGAAAATCCATCCATCACTTTCAAGTATCATAGTCGTGATGGCGAGGAAg GTTACCCAGGAGACGTTTCTGTAACTGCAACTTACACCCTTACTTCAAGCACAACATTGAGACTTGACATGGAGGCTATTCCTGAAAACAAGCCCACTCCTATCAGTTTAGCTCAGCACACTTACTGGAACTTAGCTGGTCACAACTCTGGAAACATACTCGACCATTCCATTCAAATACATGCATTGCACCTCACTCCTGTGGATCAGAACACTATTCCAACCGGCGAAATCATGCCAGTTAAAGGCACTGCGTTTGATTTCACCAGTGAGAATAAAATCGGGAGCTTGATCGATGATGTTGGCTTAGGTTATGACCACAATTATGTGCTCGACTGTGGGGATGAAAAGATGGGCTTGAGACATGCTGCAAAAGTGGGGGACCCGTCGAGCTCAAGGGTCCTAGACTTGTGGACCAATGCCCCCGGTATGCAATTCTACACTGGTAACTATGTGAATGGGGTTGTGGGTAAAGGTGGAGCTGCATATGGAAAGCACTCTGGACTTTGTTTGGAGACACAGGGATTTCCAAATGCTATCAATCTGCCAAATTTTCCATCTGTGGTTGTTAAACCCGGGGAGACGTATAAACATATCATGTTATTTGAGTTCTCAGTTAAGGTTTAG